One genomic window of Motacilla alba alba isolate MOTALB_02 chromosome 3, Motacilla_alba_V1.0_pri, whole genome shotgun sequence includes the following:
- the MRPL19 gene encoding 39S ribosomal protein L19, mitochondrial, translating into MAAACGRLVPRGAAIALPGRYFSLSGYRVSSDGKPPKFQPPPKPVIIDRKTQKEESRFLSPEFIPPRGRTDPLKYYIERKDMIQRRKVFNIPEFYVGSILAVTTANPLASDKSSRFVGICIQRGGKGLGATFVLRNVIEDQGVEICYELYSPRIQAIEVLKLEKRLDENLMYLRDALPEYSTVDVNMKPVPRMEHEEIPVNKVQVRMKPKPWSKRWERPKYNIKGIKFELPEHKMQAAQKWSQPWLEFDMLREYDTSKIEEKIRKELSEELEK; encoded by the exons ATGGCGGCCGCCTGTGGGAGGCTGGTGCCGCGGGGCGCCGCCATCGCCCTGCCCGGCC GGTATTTTTCTTTATCGGGGTATCGAGTGAGCAGCGATGGAAAGCCACCGAAATTCCAGCCGCCTCCGAAGCCCGTCATTATCGACAGGAAGACGCAGAAGGAGGAGAGCAG GTTTCTGAGCCCTGAATTTATACCTCCCAGAGGGAGAACAGATCCTCTTAAATACTACATAGAAAGAAAGGATATgatacagagaagaaaagtgtTCAACATCCCAGAATTCTATGTTG GCAGTATACTCGCCGTGACGACTGCGAATCCCCTCGCCAGTGACAAATCCAGCCGCTTTGTTGGGATCTGCAtccagaggggagggaaagggctCGGCGCTACCTTTGTCCTTCGGAATGTCATAGAAGACCAAG GGGTTGAAATCTGTTACGAACTGTACAGCCCTCGAATCCAGGCGATTGAGGTGCTGAAGCTGGAGAAGAGGCTGGATGAGAACCTGATGTACCTGCGGGATGCCCTCCCCGAGTACAGCACTGTCGATGTCAATATGAAACCCGTGCCTCGGATGGAGCACGAGGAAATTCCTGTGAACAAG GTGCAGGTACGAATGAAACCTAAACCATGGTCAAAACGGTGGGAAAGACCGAAATACAATATAAAGGGAATCAAGTTTGAGCTACCAGAACATAAAAtgcaagcagcacagaaatggagCCAGCCATGGCTGGAGTTTGACATGCTGAGAGAATATGATACTTcaaaaatagaggaaaagaTTCGGAAAGAACTGAGTGAAgaacttgaaaaataa